DNA from Pelobacter propionicus DSM 2379:
ACGGCTCCGACTTTCTGAAACAGGCCCAGTTGGGCATCGTGGTCTGCGCCGACGCCAGGAAGAGCGACGTGTGGGTGGAGGACTGCTCCATCGCCTCCATACTCGTGCAGATGACCGCCCAGTCACGGGGGCTGGGGAGCTGCTGGATCCAGATCCGCAAGCGTCCCCATGACACCACCGCCACGGCGGAAGAGTACATCCGGAAGATCCTGGGCCTGCCGGAGCATCTCAGGGTCCTGTCCATGGTCAGCATCGGCCTTCCCGCCGAACAGCGCAAACCGCTGGGGGCGGACGAACTCCCCTGCCACAAGGTCAGGCACAACCGCTACGACGAGCCGTGGCAGCCGTCGGGCAGGCCCTGACGGGGGAGCGGCAATGGCCGATTCCCCATTCGATTTCGACAGCATCGTCGACCGGAGCAACAGCGGCAGCGAGAAGTGGGACAGGTACAAGGGGCGCGACATCATCCCGCTCTGGGTGGCGGATATGGACTTCCGCTCCCCCCCGGCAATCATCCGGGCCCTGCACGAGCGGGTGGACCACGGTCTCTTCGGCTACACCCGCCCCTGGCAGGGGGTGACCGATGCGGTCATGGAGCACCTGGAGCGCGACTTCCACTGGAGGATCGAGGCGGAGTGGATTGTTTGGCTCCCCGGCTTGGTCTGCGGCCTGAACGTGCTCTGCCGGGCCGTGGGAGAGATTGGTGACGACGTGGTCACCCTCACCCCGGTCTACCCCCCCTTCCTGTCGGCCCCATCCCTCTCCCGCCGCAACCTGGTCACGGTTCCGCTGGTTCTCCGGGGCACGCGCTGGGAGGCTGACAGGGATGAGCTGGAGCGGGCCATCACCCCCCGCAGCCGACTGCTGCTGCTCTGCTCCCCCCACAACCCGGTGGGGCGCTGCTGGACGAGGGAGGAGCTGCTCGGCTTCGCGGATCTGGCCAAACGCCACAATCTGGTCATCGGCTCCGACGAGATCCACGCCGGCCTGGTCCTTGATCAAGAGAAATGCCACCTCCCCCTGGCCACCCTCTCCCCGGACGCGGCCAGACGCACCATCACCCTGATGGCCCCCAGCAAGACCTTCAACATCCCCGGCCTGGGCTGTTCCTTCGCCATCATCCCGGACCAGGGGTTGCGCGACAGCTTCAGGAAGGCCAAAGCGGGGATCGTTCCCCACGTGAACAGCCTCGGCTACACCGCAACCGAGGCTGCCTACCGCCATGGTGGGGAATGGCGCCTGGCGCTGATCGACTACCTGCGGGACAACCGGGACCTGGTGATCCGGGCGGTGGGGCGCATGCCCGGCCTGTCAGTCACGCCGGTGGAGGCCACCTACCTGGCCTGGATCGATGCCCGCAAAAGCGGGATCGACCATCCGGCACGCTTCTTCGAGCAGGCCGGGGTGGGGCTCTCCGACGGAGCCCCCTTTGGAGCCCCCGGCTTCGTGCGCCTGAACTTCGGCTGCCCCCGCCCCCTGCTGGAGGAGGCGCTGGGGCGTATGGAGCGTGCTTTGGCGCGTCCCTGACAGCCTCACCCCCCTGCAACAATCAGAAACAGTGCAATTTAAGTATGATACAAACTGTTTTTTACAGCAGTGACAGAAGGGATACCGGGGATAATCTACAAGAAACGAGGGGGGTTCGATGTCAAGGGGTACGCCCGATTCCGACCTGTTTCATCCGCTGGTTGTCAGGTAGATGCCGGAGAAGATCAGCGCCATGCCGGACAGATGGAAGAGGTGGAACGACTCGCCCAGAAACAGGACCGAGAGGATCGTGCCGAACAGCGGCATGAGGTGCACGAACAGGCCGGCCCTGTTAGCGCCCACCTGCACCACCGCCCGGTTCCACATGATGAACGCCAGCACCGAGGCGAACAGCCCCACATAGGCCAGACCGACCACTACCGGGGCGGTCAGCAGCACCCTCCCCCCCTGCCCCAGTTCCCAGAAATAGAATGGAGCCAACCCCAAAAGACCGACCATGACCATGACGGTCAGGACGCCCAAGGGATGGGCGCCGTCCGGCAATCGCCGCAGCAGCACCGTGTAGAGCGCCCAGCAGACGACCGCCAGCAGCACCCACAGATCGCCCCGGTTGGCCTGGAACGACACAAGCGAGCGCACATCGGCCCGGCAGATGATGGTAATGACCCCTGCCAGGGAGACCAGCACCCCCAGCAGCTGGCGCCGGGTCAGGGCGCCCTCGCCGAAGAGCCATGAGAGCAATGCAATGAAAACCGGGATGGTGGAGTCAATCAGGAGCGCATTGGTTGCGGTTGTCGACTGGAGGGCGATGTAGAGCAGGGTGTTGAAGCCGGCCACCCCCAAAAGCCCGTTCAGGGCGAGGAGCCTCCAGTTGCGCCGAAGAAGCGGCCATTGCCGGCGCAGGATGGGCCAGGAAAGGGGGAGCAGGATGGCAAGCGCCACGGCCCAGCGCCAGAATGCCAGTGAAATGGGGGGAACGGCGCCCCGCAGTCCTCTCCCCACCACGAAATTTCCGGACCAGATCAGGGAGCTCAGCACCAGCAGAATATAGGGGGAGCGGGAAAGTCGCATCACGCACCAACGTCAAAGAAGATTATTGCCAAGCATGGTAGACGTTCTTCGCCATGGATTCAACGCTAACATCATGCAGGGGAACAATTTTCCCTTCCCCTTCAGGGGCGTGGAACACTCACTATCAAGCGCGTGGCGCGAAGGATCAAGGAAGACGCATAACCCGTTAACCCTGAAGGTGTGCCCGTAGTCGGAACGCCGCAGAAAAGCCCCCGGTTCCCGCTCCATGAACCGATCAGGGAGTCCGAACGCATGAGCATCCGGAGAAACAGCAACAGAATCTGATGTGAATTTGAGCGACGACAGCCGCCCCTTTCTGGCGGAGTGACATCACCAGGAGCCGGGACGCAGGACGGAAACCTACATCACCTTCCCCTGAATCGGTCAAATCTGTTTCACAGAGCGACAGCCGGAGGTCAAAAGAAGTATGCCCAACGGGCGCCAAAGGTATTGGTGCCCGGCCCGTTCCTTACCGAGAAGTCATCACGGTATTCAACCATCAGCTGGTTGTTGCTTCCGATCATCCAGAACAGCGAGAGACCGAGGCCGTGGCTGTTGACCTTGTTGTTCTGCCACTCGCCGTTTTGCTTCGTCTCGCCGCCATAACTGTAGAAATAGTCCACCGAGGCGTACCACTGCTTGGTGATGTCGTAGCTCAGATGAACCTCAGCCCCGAAGACCGGATCCTGCTTGAGATTGATCTTCTCGTTTTCCGTATAGAACTCGCCATTGACGATCATGTCCAGGTAGGTCCTCTCCCCGAAACCCTTGACGACGCCCAGTTCCGGCTTGATCGCCCAGCGGTTGTTCCCCAGGTTGAGCGCCTTGTGCCGGTCGTAATCGCCCAGGGGCATGGTTATGTAGGGGCTGAAGCCGGCCCACAACTTGTTCTTGGGATCGTTGACGAACCAGAAGGTCGCGAAAACGGTCGGATCGGCGAATCCCGTCGTGGAAATATCCGCGTTGCCCACGGCCGCGCCATCCAGGTTGGCTTCGCCGAAGGGGATCAGCGCCTGGGGGTCGATGCGGAACCCGCCGTCGCCGTAGAGCGCCTTGCCGATATCCATGTAGTACACCGGCCTGAGAATGCCGAGATTTTCGGTGAGATTGAAATCATTGCTCACCTTCTTGCCGTTC
Protein-coding regions in this window:
- a CDS encoding nitroreductase family protein gives rise to the protein MIELLRKRRSIRCYTDEPIDRATVDLLIEALLRAPSSRNINPWEFIVVDDRDQLVQLSRAKEHGSDFLKQAQLGIVVCADARKSDVWVEDCSIASILVQMTAQSRGLGSCWIQIRKRPHDTTATAEEYIRKILGLPEHLRVLSMVSIGLPAEQRKPLGADELPCHKVRHNRYDEPWQPSGRP
- a CDS encoding MalY/PatB family protein, translating into MADSPFDFDSIVDRSNSGSEKWDRYKGRDIIPLWVADMDFRSPPAIIRALHERVDHGLFGYTRPWQGVTDAVMEHLERDFHWRIEAEWIVWLPGLVCGLNVLCRAVGEIGDDVVTLTPVYPPFLSAPSLSRRNLVTVPLVLRGTRWEADRDELERAITPRSRLLLLCSPHNPVGRCWTREELLGFADLAKRHNLVIGSDEIHAGLVLDQEKCHLPLATLSPDAARRTITLMAPSKTFNIPGLGCSFAIIPDQGLRDSFRKAKAGIVPHVNSLGYTATEAAYRHGGEWRLALIDYLRDNRDLVIRAVGRMPGLSVTPVEATYLAWIDARKSGIDHPARFFEQAGVGLSDGAPFGAPGFVRLNFGCPRPLLEEALGRMERALARP
- a CDS encoding DMT family transporter, which encodes MRLSRSPYILLVLSSLIWSGNFVVGRGLRGAVPPISLAFWRWAVALAILLPLSWPILRRQWPLLRRNWRLLALNGLLGVAGFNTLLYIALQSTTATNALLIDSTIPVFIALLSWLFGEGALTRRQLLGVLVSLAGVITIICRADVRSLVSFQANRGDLWVLLAVVCWALYTVLLRRLPDGAHPLGVLTVMVMVGLLGLAPFYFWELGQGGRVLLTAPVVVGLAYVGLFASVLAFIMWNRAVVQVGANRAGLFVHLMPLFGTILSVLFLGESFHLFHLSGMALIFSGIYLTTSG
- a CDS encoding transporter: MKKMFVSALLCALLVVPQIALAVNSRDYIPLPPDTFLFCTYFKHISATSYYANGKKVSNDFNLTENLGILRPVYYMDIGKALYGDGGFRIDPQALIPFGEANLDGAAVGNADISTTGFADPTVFATFWFVNDPKNKLWAGFSPYITMPLGDYDRHKALNLGNNRWAIKPELGVVKGFGERTYLDMIVNGEFYTENEKINLKQDPVFGAEVHLSYDITKQWYASVDYFYSYGGETKQNGEWQNNKVNSHGLGLSLFWMIGSNNQLMVEYRDDFSVRNGPGTNTFGARWAYFF